One genomic region from Candidatus Sulfotelmatobacter sp. encodes:
- the tolB gene encoding Tol-Pal system beta propeller repeat protein TolB has protein sequence MSGRRLARSAWPLLLALTLAMPARAQAPTEVRIDISSGGHRIRIHCESLNPAGDRNPRVPSVQADEVIANDLENSAVFTVSRGWVQGQQPFDVEGVVGGRWEVHGSRVSLTGEVVDFPARRSIFKRDYKGSTDEWRSLVHRFADDVVQQFTGEPGVASTRIAFVARTGRDKELYVMDSDGANLKALTADHSIVVSPSWAPDASLILFTSYRGGSGPQIFVTPAGGGRLYLVSGRPGLNICPSYSPDGRDIVCTLSQDGNSEIYITDARGGNPRRLTDNRAIDTSPAWSPTGREIAFTSDRSGTPQVYVMDREGGNVRRLTYEISYTDSPAWSPRGDRIALVSRTAGGFDIWLVNADGSQPRLIVTGGNNENPHWSPDGRQLVFSSDREGNRALYVSDLSDRQPRRIDTGGLAAFSPAWSPRVNR, from the coding sequence GTGAGCGGCCGACGACTCGCCAGGAGCGCCTGGCCGCTGCTGCTGGCGCTCACGCTGGCGATGCCGGCGCGAGCCCAGGCGCCGACCGAGGTGCGCATCGACATCAGCTCGGGCGGGCACCGCATCCGCATCCATTGCGAATCCCTCAATCCCGCCGGGGATCGAAATCCGCGCGTGCCGAGTGTCCAGGCCGACGAGGTGATCGCCAATGATCTCGAGAATTCCGCGGTGTTCACGGTCAGCCGCGGTTGGGTGCAGGGGCAGCAGCCCTTCGACGTCGAAGGCGTGGTGGGAGGGAGGTGGGAGGTCCACGGCAGCCGCGTCTCGCTGACCGGCGAAGTGGTCGACTTCCCCGCGCGGCGCTCGATCTTCAAGCGCGACTACAAGGGGTCGACCGACGAATGGCGGTCGCTCGTGCACCGGTTCGCGGACGACGTCGTCCAGCAGTTCACCGGCGAACCGGGCGTGGCCTCGACGCGCATCGCCTTCGTCGCCAGGACCGGGCGCGACAAGGAGCTGTATGTGATGGACAGCGATGGGGCGAATCTCAAGGCGCTCACCGCCGATCACTCGATCGTGGTCTCGCCCTCATGGGCGCCCGACGCCTCGCTGATTCTGTTCACGTCCTACCGGGGCGGCTCGGGACCCCAGATCTTCGTGACTCCCGCGGGCGGCGGGCGGCTCTACCTGGTGTCGGGTCGGCCCGGGCTCAACATCTGCCCGTCGTATTCGCCCGATGGTCGCGACATCGTGTGCACGTTGAGTCAGGATGGCAATTCCGAGATCTACATCACCGACGCCCGCGGCGGCAATCCGCGCCGACTCACCGACAATCGCGCGATCGACACCTCGCCGGCGTGGTCCCCCACCGGCCGCGAAATCGCCTTCACCTCGGATCGCAGCGGCACGCCGCAGGTTTATGTGATGGATCGCGAAGGTGGTAATGTGCGCCGCCTGACATACGAAATCAGCTACACGGATTCTCCGGCCTGGTCTCCGCGCGGCGATCGGATCGCGCTGGTCTCGCGCACGGCGGGAGGATTCGACATCTGGCTGGTGAACGCCGATGGGAGCCAGCCGCGCCTGATCGTGACCGGCGGGAACAACGAGAACCCCCACTGGTCTCCGGATGGGCGACAACTGGTGTTCTCATCGGACCGCGAAGGGAACCGCGCGTTGTATGTGTCCGATCTCAGCGATCGGCAACCCCGTCGGATCGACACGGGAGGGCTGGCCGCCTTCTCGCCGGCGTGGTCGCCCCGGGTGAATCGCTAG